Genomic segment of Candidatus Neomarinimicrobiota bacterium:
TTGGTGATTCCACTGACTTAAGCAATGTACCCCCTTTTGTTATTGGATTTGTTAAGGGTGGTGAAACTCCCAATCCACTGGCAGATGCCACTGATGATCAGGGCAATATCAGTTATACCTGGCTTGGTGGTCCTTGGACTGAAGGTTTGTGGGGTCGCTACAGTGGTGCAATTGATGTCATGATGATGGTTAAGGTAACTTACCCCTGGGGTGCTCCCATTGCTGTAAATTACTTATCACAGGCCAACAACACTTATGACACTGATGGTCCATTCACTATCGTTGCTGATCTGTTTGATGATGATCAGGATGGTGTAGCCATTGATGCCAACGATACGATCGTTTTCCATTGGGCACTGAATGATGTTGAGACTACTGGTTCAATGACTGCTGGTGAGACATTGCCTAATGGTAATGGTCTGTACACCTATGATATCGCAGGTGCTTTTGAACCTGGTGATAAGATCTCATACTGGATTACAACTGTTGATAATGATGGTCTTCCATCAGAATCAATCGCATTGAGTTTCTTTATTACAGAACCAGCCAATCCAGATGCTGACCTGCTTATCGTCTATGATTCCAATAATGACGATCAGCTAGCCAATGCTCTTTTTGAGACGGTTGCCAGCGATCTCGGTATTGTTTATGAGTACTGGAATACCTCTGTTGAAGCTGGTATAGATGCTTCCATCATCAATGCTGGTTGGTCAAATATCGTTGTTTATGGCTGGGGAACTACCAATGTTCCTGCTGTTGCCGGTGAATATGATCCTGGTTTTGCAGCCTTCCTGGACAATGGTGGTAATTTGATCCTGTCTGATCAGGACTGGTATTATGGTCATGGTCTGCCTGCTGAGATAACTTTTGCAGCTGGTGATTTTGCTTATGACTATTTTGGTATCGGATCCGGTACCAATGATCCTGCTGATGAAGATGGCGTTTCAACTGCTGATACCATGTTCTATGGTATTGGTGGAACCGAAATGGATTTGGATTTTGCATCCACACCATTGGTTATTCAGCATAACATCTATGGTACAACCAACTGGGGTGACCCGGTTGTTCCTGCCAGTGGCACAGCTCTGTTTGCTGGTGGTGACGGTCTGACCTATGGAGTTGCCTATGAATCAGGTACCTTCCAGACCGCTTATTTTGGCTTTATGATCGATGCAGCTGTTGATACTGCTGCAGATGGCTCTTTGACCTATGAGCAGTTCGCCGATTTCTTTACCGGTGCACTATCCTGGATGGGTGTCAGTACACCTGCCAAGATCTCTGAAGTTTCTGGTCCTGGTGGAACCGTCCTTTCAGGTCCCTATGCTGTAAGTGCAACTATCGTTGATGCTGATGGTGATGCCATCACAGCCAACGTGCTGTTCAGTCCTGACGAAGGTGCCAGTTGGACTTCAATTCCCATGACCGCTGATGGTGATGTCTATTCAGCTGAAATTCCTGATGTATCCGAAGCCGGATTATACTATTGGGGTATTGAAGCTGTATCAGATGGTGATACCAGCACCATGCCGCCAGCCAACGAAGAAGCTTACGAGTTCGAACGTTTTGTACCGACTGCACCGACTCTGGTAGTATTCAATGGTTTGGCCACTGCTGGTTATCCTTCTGATTACTATTTCGGTATTGGCGACTATAC
This window contains:
- a CDS encoding T9SS type A sorting domain-containing protein, encoding MTKKLLAITLGLLLIVPVTFAKIDGPSPQIQGNSVQVLMPGTGQQVPSNLLEVKKVGNSDDLEVIRIKTARNETTPAAEATREDLLWTLKHVDDNAEYYLGSGAAEDTFAVVFTPAAPAVVTEVYAQWFTPGNINAFGADYSAAAAAISPDGECSQIDRGSFDGTPIGEMRTTITPNTVDAYVADWSYQLDIGGTFVVGDSTDLSNVPPFVIGFVKGGETPNPLADATDDQGNISYTWLGGPWTEGLWGRYSGAIDVMMMVKVTYPWGAPIAVNYLSQANNTYDTDGPFTIVADLFDDDQDGVAIDANDTIVFHWALNDVETTGSMTAGETLPNGNGLYTYDIAGAFEPGDKISYWITTVDNDGLPSESIALSFFITEPANPDADLLIVYDSNNDDQLANALFETVASDLGIVYEYWNTSVEAGIDASIINAGWSNIVVYGWGTTNVPAVAGEYDPGFAAFLDNGGNLILSDQDWYYGHGLPAEITFAAGDFAYDYFGIGSGTNDPADEDGVSTADTMFYGIGGTEMDLDFASTPLVIQHNIYGTTNWGDPVVPASGTALFAGGDGLTYGVAYESGTFQTAYFGFMIDAAVDTAADGSLTYEQFADFFTGALSWMGVSTPAKISEVSGPGGTVLSGPYAVSATIVDADGDAITANVLFSPDEGASWTSIPMTADGDVYSAEIPDVSEAGLYYWGIEAVSDGDTSTMPPANEEAYEFERFVPTAPTLVVFNGLATAGYPSDYYFGIGDYTNYTTADFPHDVWGKALTAELASEYTTIYEITTDGPVYDHRAVITAWLAEGAKNYFLAGDEWFGALAGWADLDFVAGDFEYDVLGVSHSFNDINASSAGADAIEAVAGNVLTGDLYTAHTAVGDTLMYDPVYEIDVSNWLDGFTPVNATDVNMTTFGDTPIAIGLNREVGDDKVVFLGFDPLSVNATPYTWWGFAAESPQTMSLTWFGILTGIDNRASLPTEFKLAQNYPNPFNPTTTIAFEIPSSSDVVISVYNMLGQKVVDLVNSNYAPGVYNVMWNGLNTNGKPVGSGLYIYHMNAGKYSATSKMLYLK